From Arcobacter lacus, one genomic window encodes:
- a CDS encoding EAL domain-containing protein, with product SDRNNKLITADIALQGAKKDHKDYLVFFEKLDKFHEYENNMLWTKKLKTAFLNDKITVYFQPIINNQTLKVEKYECLVRLIDEENKVISPFFFLEVAKKSGQYTKLTRTVIKKSFETFENLPFEFSLNISYKDIVEPDFLEFIKKMLDKHKVTNRVVFEILEDESIKNYDLLISFIEEIKTLGCKVAIDDFGTGYSNFEHLLKMNVNYLKIDASLIKNITKDENSRKITKTIVEFAKNLNLKTIAEFVENKEIFDMAKDLGVDYSQGYYFSAPIEKPNINEFKKK from the coding sequence TTTCTGATAGAAACAATAAATTAATTACAGCTGATATTGCACTACAAGGTGCAAAAAAAGACCACAAAGATTATCTTGTATTTTTTGAAAAACTTGACAAATTTCATGAATATGAAAATAATATGCTTTGGACAAAAAAACTTAAAACTGCTTTTTTAAATGATAAAATCACAGTATATTTTCAACCAATTATAAATAATCAAACTTTGAAAGTTGAAAAATATGAATGTTTAGTAAGACTTATTGATGAAGAAAATAAAGTTATATCACCATTCTTTTTCTTAGAAGTAGCAAAAAAATCTGGACAATATACAAAACTAACAAGAACTGTTATAAAAAAATCTTTTGAAACATTTGAAAATTTACCATTTGAATTTTCATTAAATATTTCATATAAAGATATAGTTGAACCTGATTTTTTAGAATTTATTAAAAAAATGCTAGATAAACACAAAGTTACAAATAGAGTTGTTTTTGAAATTTTAGAAGATGAAAGTATAAAAAATTATGATTTATTAATTAGTTTTATTGAAGAAATTAAAACTTTAGGTTGTAAAGTTGCGATTGATGATTTTGGAACAGGTTACTCAAACTTCGAACACCTTTTAAAAATGAATGTTAATTATTTAAAAATTGATGCTTCTTTGATAAAAAACATTACAAAAGATGAAAACTCTCGTAAAATAACAAAAACTATAGTTGAATTTGCAAAAAATTTAAATCTAAAAACTATTGCTGAATTTGTAGAAAATAAAGAAATCTTTGATATGGCAAAAGATTTAGGAGTTGA
- the polA gene encoding DNA polymerase I — translation MKKTITIIDTFGFLFRSYFALPPLKSKDGFPTGLLTGFINFISNIGKDFKTDYIVFALDAKGETFRNQLYSQYKAQRPEVPEDLLTQLPIAISWIEKMGFKTAIRTGYEADDMVASIANDAKQKGLEVRIVSHDKDLYQLIDDSNNVYLFDPTKKVVINEEKCIEKYGVKPSQFTDYQSLLGDTADNIPGVKGVGAKTAESLIKEFGTLENIYANIDNIEKKRTKELLIEGKENAILSKKLVTLMTDCHYIDNLEEFILPNENPILRISDILIQYDMARVLDKVNKEGMGYQTQIPLQQIKKEEKIEYILLDNENSLSMAINTIPRDAIVSFDTETSDLEIDNAKIVGFSFAYEENKAYYVPIGHVYLGVGNQISLEAAKAAIVQLNRHKLILQNFKYDYQIIKKNFDLELRLYADTMILSWLLNTNEKVGLDYQIDKYFDHKMISFTDVVKKGENFSNVDIQKACEYAAEDALMTLRLFKKQLQIFKEKGEEELLNLAFEVEFDFIYVLANMEMNGIKVDVNLLKEYKELSNKNISELTTKIYETSGVEFNINSPKQLGTLLFETLGLPTAKKTKTGYSTDEGVLNGLINEHQVIPLLLQYREAYKLQSTYIEPLLELGSKTNDNRIHTSFLHTGTATGRLSSKNPNLQNIPTKSDSTIQIRKAFIPKDGYKLVAVDYSQIELRLLAHFSQDKALVEAFENDLDIHYQTAVKIFGEENAKEKRGIAKSINFGLLYGMGSKKLGETLGIPSKEAKQYIDSYFEAFKSVKDYLKSIEDFANINGYVKTLLNRKRLFDFNSANAMMKAAYLREAVNTLFQGSAADLIKLAMINIYQKYKDDENIKLLLQIHDELVFEVKDEFVEEITFSIKNIMENIYKLNVPLKVSLSIGSSWKDLK, via the coding sequence ATGAAAAAAACAATCACTATAATTGATACTTTTGGTTTTTTATTTAGAAGCTATTTTGCTTTACCACCATTAAAATCAAAAGATGGTTTCCCAACAGGACTATTAACAGGATTTATAAATTTTATATCAAATATAGGAAAAGATTTTAAAACAGATTATATAGTTTTTGCACTTGATGCAAAAGGTGAAACTTTTAGAAATCAACTTTACAGTCAATATAAAGCTCAAAGGCCAGAAGTTCCAGAAGATTTACTAACTCAACTTCCTATTGCAATTTCTTGGATAGAAAAGATGGGATTTAAAACAGCAATTAGAACTGGTTATGAAGCTGATGATATGGTTGCATCTATTGCAAATGACGCTAAACAAAAGGGTTTAGAAGTAAGAATTGTTTCTCATGATAAAGATTTATATCAATTAATTGATGATTCAAATAATGTTTATTTATTTGATCCAACAAAAAAAGTTGTTATAAATGAAGAAAAATGTATAGAAAAGTATGGAGTAAAACCTTCTCAATTTACAGATTATCAATCTTTGTTAGGTGATACAGCTGATAATATTCCTGGAGTTAAAGGAGTAGGAGCCAAAACAGCCGAGTCTTTAATCAAAGAGTTTGGTACTTTAGAGAATATTTATGCAAATATAGACAATATTGAGAAAAAACGAACAAAAGAGTTATTGATAGAAGGAAAAGAAAACGCAATTTTGTCAAAAAAACTTGTAACTTTAATGACAGATTGCCATTATATCGATAATTTAGAAGAATTTATTTTACCAAATGAAAATCCTATTTTAAGAATTAGCGATATTTTAATTCAATATGATATGGCTAGAGTTTTGGATAAAGTCAATAAAGAGGGAATGGGATATCAAACTCAAATACCTTTACAACAAATAAAAAAAGAAGAAAAAATAGAATATATATTGTTAGATAACGAAAATAGCTTATCAATGGCAATAAATACAATTCCAAGAGATGCTATTGTATCTTTTGATACTGAAACTTCCGATTTAGAAATAGATAATGCAAAAATTGTTGGATTTTCTTTTGCTTATGAAGAAAATAAAGCTTATTATGTACCAATAGGACATGTATATTTAGGAGTTGGAAATCAAATATCTTTAGAAGCTGCTAAAGCTGCAATTGTACAGTTAAATCGACATAAATTGATTCTTCAGAATTTTAAATATGATTATCAAATAATTAAAAAAAATTTTGATCTTGAATTAAGACTTTATGCTGATACAATGATTTTATCTTGGCTTTTAAATACAAATGAAAAAGTAGGGCTTGACTATCAAATTGATAAATATTTTGATCATAAAATGATAAGTTTTACTGATGTTGTAAAAAAAGGTGAAAATTTTTCAAATGTAGATATTCAAAAAGCTTGTGAATATGCAGCTGAAGATGCTTTGATGACTTTAAGACTATTTAAAAAACAACTACAAATTTTCAAAGAAAAAGGAGAAGAAGAACTTCTGAATCTTGCTTTTGAGGTCGAATTTGATTTTATTTATGTTTTAGCAAATATGGAAATGAATGGAATAAAAGTTGATGTTAATTTATTAAAAGAGTATAAAGAGTTAAGTAATAAAAATATAAGTGAATTAACAACAAAAATTTATGAAACAAGTGGAGTTGAATTTAATATAAATTCTCCAAAACAGCTTGGGACTCTTCTTTTTGAAACTTTAGGTTTGCCAACTGCTAAAAAAACAAAAACAGGTTATAGTACAGATGAGGGAGTTTTAAATGGTTTGATAAATGAACATCAAGTTATACCATTGCTTTTACAATATAGAGAAGCTTATAAATTACAATCAACATATATTGAACCACTTTTAGAACTTGGTTCAAAAACTAATGACAATAGAATTCATACCTCATTTTTACATACAGGAACAGCAACAGGAAGATTGAGTTCAAAAAATCCAAATTTACAAAATATTCCCACAAAAAGTGATTCAACTATACAAATTCGAAAAGCTTTTATACCAAAAGATGGTTATAAACTTGTTGCAGTTGATTATTCTCAAATTGAATTAAGACTTTTGGCACATTTTAGTCAAGATAAAGCTTTAGTCGAAGCTTTTGAAAATGATTTAGATATACACTACCAAACAGCTGTTAAAATATTTGGTGAAGAAAATGCAAAAGAAAAAAGAGGTATTGCAAAATCTATAAATTTCGGATTATTGTATGGAATGGGAAGCAAAAAACTTGGTGAGACTTTAGGAATCCCTTCAAAAGAAGCAAAACAATATATTGATTCATATTTTGAAGCTTTTAAAAGTGTAAAAGATTATTTAAAATCTATTGAAGATTTTGCAAATATAAATGGTTATGTAAAAACTTTATTAAATAGAAAAAGATTATTTGATTTCAATTCAGCAAATGCTATGATGAAAGCTGCATATTTGAGAGAAGCTGTAAATACTTTATTTCAAGGAAGTGCTGCTGATTTAATAAAACTTGCTATGATAAATATTTATCAAAAATATAAAGATGATGAAAATATTAAGCTACTTTTACAAATTCACGATGAACTTGTATTTGAAGTAAAAGATGAATTTGTTGAAGAAATAACATTTAGTATTAAAAATATAATGGAAAATATTTACAAATTAAATGTTCCTCTAAAAGTATCATTAAGTATTGGTAGTTCTTGGAAAGATTTAAAATAA
- a CDS encoding GGDEF domain-containing protein has protein sequence MNYDIFIINDNFEFDEVKKSISNKFNNINIHQFSTFNNILDEIDSVDIIMVHINLFEKFEKIKKFLKDTTEVIYISHDDKIKNLKNSSNINYINFDNNKLITKIENYLNKTTIKEEIIKEDFYESFINNINCPIFVISNNHIVFSNNHFYKLINIFSVEELNIKYKNINSLFEIEKDSIRNLDEITENSKVCIMDANENKKFFSIQKIFLSTKDINIIILTDISHVIEHKIELQKLLYIDNLTKLPNRTKLIEDLQNNLPQIKAIALFNINSFKEINDFFGHKVGDIILNDVSKLILQIIENNDSLKLYKF, from the coding sequence ATGAACTATGATATTTTCATCATCAATGACAATTTTGAATTCGATGAAGTTAAAAAAAGTATCTCTAATAAATTTAATAATATAAATATTCATCAATTTTCAACTTTTAATAATATTCTTGATGAAATTGATTCTGTTGATATAATAATGGTTCATATCAATTTATTTGAAAAATTTGAAAAAATAAAAAAATTTTTAAAAGATACTACTGAAGTAATATATATTTCACATGATGATAAAATCAAAAACTTAAAAAACAGTTCAAATATCAACTATATTAACTTTGATAATAATAAATTAATTACAAAAATAGAGAATTATTTAAATAAAACAACTATCAAAGAAGAGATAATAAAAGAAGATTTTTATGAATCTTTCATCAATAATATTAATTGTCCTATTTTTGTAATATCAAATAATCATATTGTATTTTCAAATAATCATTTTTATAAATTAATAAATATATTTTCAGTAGAAGAATTAAATATAAAATACAAAAATATTAATAGTTTATTTGAAATTGAAAAAGATTCAATTAGAAATTTAGATGAAATTACTGAAAATTCAAAAGTTTGTATAATGGATGCTAATGAAAATAAAAAGTTTTTCTCTATCCAAAAAATATTTTTATCAACAAAAGATATAAACATTATTATTTTAACAGATATTTCTCATGTAATAGAACATAAAATAGAGTTGCAAAAGCTTCTTTATATCGATAATTTAACAAAATTGCCAAATAGAACAAAACTAATAGAAGATTTACAAAATAACTTACCTCAAATAAAAGCAATTGCTTTATTTAATATTAACTCTTTCAAAGAAATTAATGATTTTTTTGGACATAAAGTGGGAGATATTATCTTAAATGATGTCTCAAAATTAATTTTACAAATAATAGAAAATAACGATAGTTTGAAATTATATAAATTTC
- the kdsB gene encoding 3-deoxy-manno-octulosonate cytidylyltransferase yields MIIIPARLNSSRFANKIMVDILGLPMVIKTAKQVSNLDKVVIATDSPEVIDLASQYGFDAVLTSTSHNSGTDRINEAVNILNLSEDEIIINVQADEPFIEPEVVQAVINRVKQIKENDENIMITSCFKDITSELADDPNHVKVILDEHSNAIYFSRAKIPYHRDHHKDASYFGHLGIYGFTKKSLNAFCKLNSSKLENIEKLEQLRAIDNGEKIAMVKVISKSFGIDTQEDLNRAIKLFSNER; encoded by the coding sequence ATGATAATAATCCCTGCAAGACTAAACTCAAGTCGCTTTGCCAACAAAATCATGGTAGATATTTTAGGGTTACCTATGGTGATAAAAACTGCAAAACAAGTTAGTAATCTAGATAAAGTTGTAATTGCAACAGATAGTCCAGAAGTTATAGATTTAGCTTCACAATATGGTTTTGATGCAGTTTTAACTTCAACTTCACATAATAGTGGTACAGATAGAATAAATGAAGCAGTAAATATTTTAAATTTAAGTGAAGATGAAATCATAATAAATGTACAAGCTGATGAACCTTTTATAGAACCAGAAGTTGTACAAGCTGTAATAAATAGAGTAAAACAGATAAAAGAAAATGATGAAAATATAATGATAACTTCTTGTTTTAAAGATATAACTTCAGAATTAGCAGATGATCCAAATCATGTAAAAGTTATTTTAGATGAACATTCAAATGCAATATATTTTTCAAGAGCAAAAATTCCATATCATAGAGATCATCACAAAGATGCTTCATATTTTGGACACCTAGGAATTTATGGTTTTACAAAAAAATCACTAAATGCTTTTTGTAAATTAAATTCTTCTAAGTTAGAAAATATTGAAAAATTAGAGCAGTTAAGAGCGATTGACAATGGAGAAAAAATAGCAATGGTAAAAGTTATTTCAAAATCTTTTGGTATTGATACACAAGAAGATTTAAATCGAGCTATTAAGCTTTTTTCAAATGAAAGATAA
- a CDS encoding response regulator transcription factor encodes MSKIMKNIRKLYNTKVIFLSDDLSIKDSIKDEFVEAFKEVKFTSSYEEALKLSLTNNYDLAIVDIDLKNSSFSELSSKLVIIPKIVISSSDSDDKVATAINLEAYTFLAKPLNLMDLKLAILMCLNQMKRVDKIEFDQGIYFDEYRDQFFKKGGAIIDFTRLEKSFLKLLIARRNEITDYDMIKDIVWKGKEMSIYTMRNIVNKIRQKTYYEIIRNHSSKGYTIDIYKGD; translated from the coding sequence ATGTCAAAAATAATGAAAAATATAAGAAAATTATACAATACAAAAGTAATATTTTTAAGTGATGATTTATCAATTAAAGATAGTATAAAAGATGAATTTGTAGAAGCATTTAAGGAAGTAAAGTTTACTTCAAGTTATGAGGAAGCGTTAAAACTTTCTTTAACAAATAATTACGATTTAGCAATTGTAGATATTGATTTAAAAAATAGTTCTTTTTCTGAATTGTCTTCAAAATTAGTAATTATACCTAAAATAGTTATTTCAAGTTCAGATAGTGATGATAAAGTAGCAACAGCTATAAATTTAGAAGCATATACATTTTTAGCAAAACCTTTAAATTTAATGGATTTAAAATTAGCTATTTTAATGTGTCTTAACCAAATGAAAAGAGTTGATAAAATAGAGTTTGATCAAGGTATTTATTTTGATGAATATAGAGATCAATTTTTCAAAAAAGGTGGAGCAATAATAGATTTCACAAGATTAGAAAAATCATTTTTAAAACTTTTAATAGCAAGAAGAAATGAAATCACAGATTATGATATGATAAAAGATATAGTATGGAAAGGTAAAGAGATGTCTATTTATACTATGAGAAATATAGTAAATAAAATAAGACAGAAAACTTATTATGAGATTATCAGAAATCACTCTAGTAAAGGATATACTATTGATATTTATAAAGGTGACTAG
- the lgt gene encoding prolipoprotein diacylglyceryl transferase has translation MEFWQNIYSHFNPVAFNLGSIAVHWYGIMYALALISAIFVAKWFIKHDKLPISNDLFDSYIWWAEIGVILGARLGYVLFYDSHTMYYITHPWQIFNPYINGVYAGISGMSYHGAFFGFIIASYLFCRKNKVSFWFITDIAVLGVSAAYIFGRLGNFFNQELIGRVTDVPWGIYVGGVLRHPSQIYEAILEGLFVFLVLVIYRKRKAFDGQLALMYGGLYAIARIIAEFFRQPDSQLGFLVGEWLTMGILQSLIILGICLFFYVYKKKAIIKN, from the coding sequence ATGGAATTTTGGCAAAATATATACTCGCATTTTAATCCAGTTGCTTTCAACTTAGGTTCTATTGCTGTTCACTGGTATGGGATAATGTATGCATTAGCACTTATTAGTGCTATTTTTGTTGCAAAGTGGTTTATAAAACATGATAAATTACCAATTTCTAATGATTTATTTGATTCATATATTTGGTGGGCAGAAATTGGAGTAATTTTAGGAGCTAGACTTGGTTATGTACTATTTTATGATAGTCATACAATGTATTATATAACTCATCCTTGGCAAATATTCAATCCATATATAAATGGAGTTTATGCAGGAATATCTGGAATGAGTTACCATGGAGCATTTTTTGGATTTATAATTGCTTCATATCTATTTTGTAGAAAAAACAAAGTCTCTTTTTGGTTTATAACTGATATTGCCGTACTTGGTGTTAGTGCTGCATATATATTTGGAAGACTTGGAAATTTTTTCAACCAAGAACTAATAGGAAGAGTTACTGATGTTCCTTGGGGAATTTATGTAGGAGGTGTTTTAAGACATCCTTCACAAATTTATGAAGCAATACTTGAAGGTTTATTCGTTTTTTTAGTTTTAGTAATTTACAGAAAAAGAAAGGCTTTTGATGGACAATTAGCGCTTATGTATGGAGGATTATATGCGATAGCTAGGATTATTGCCGAATTCTTTAGACAACCGGATAGTCAATTAGGTTTTTTAGTTGGAGAATGGCTAACGATGGGTATTTTACAATCCCTTATAATATTAGGAATTTGTTTATTTTTCTACGTATATAAAAAAAAGGCAATAATTAAAAATTAA